A window of the Diceros bicornis minor isolate mBicDic1 chromosome 12, mDicBic1.mat.cur, whole genome shotgun sequence genome harbors these coding sequences:
- the UGP2 gene encoding UTP--glucose-1-phosphate uridylyltransferase isoform X2: protein MSRFVQDLSKAMSQDGASQFQEVIRQELELSVKKELEKILTTAPSHEFEHTKKDLDGFRKLFHRFLQEKGPSVDWGKIQRPPEDSIQPYEKIKARGLPDNISSVLNKLVVVKLNGGLGTSMGCKGPKSLIGVRNENTFLDLTVQQIEHLNKSYNTDVPLVLMNSFNTDEDTKKILQKYNHCRVKIYTFNQSRYPRINKESLLPVAKDVSYSGENTEAWYPPGHGDIYASFYNSGLLDTFIEEGKEYIFVSNIDNLGATVDLYILNHLMNPPNGKPCEFVMEVTNKTRADVKGGTLTQYEGKLRLVEIAQVPKAHVDEFKSVSKFKIFNTNNLWISLAAVKRLQERNAIDMEIIVNPKTLDGGLNVIQLETAVGAAIKSFENSLGINVPRSRFLPVKTTSDLLLVMSNLYSLNAGSLTMSEKREFPTVPLVKLGSSFTKVQDYLRRFESIPDMLELDHLTVSGDVTFGKHVSLKGTVIIIANHGDRIDIPPGAVLENKIVSGNLRILDH from the exons atcTTAGTAAAGCAATGTCTCAGGATGGTGCTTCCCAGTTCCAAGAAGTCATTAGACAAGAGCTAGAATTATCTGTGaagaaggaactagaaaaaatacTTACCACAGCACCATCACATGAGTTTGAG CACACTAAAAAAGACCTTGATGGATTTCGGAAGCTATTTCATAGATTTTTGCAAGAAAAGGGACCTTCTGTGGATTGGGGAAAAATCCAGAGACCTCCGGAAGATTCA attcaACCTTATGAAAAGATAAAGGCCAGGGGCTTACCTGATAATATATCTTCTGTGCTGAACAAGCTGGTGGTGGTGAAACTCAATGGCGGTTTGGGAACCAGCATGGGCTGCAAAGGCCCGAAAAGTCTGATTGGTGTGAGGAATGAGAATACCTTTCTGGATCTGACCGTTCAGCAAATTGAA CACTTGAACAAATCCTACAATACCGATGTTCCTCTTGTTCTAATGAACTCTTTTAACACGGATGAAGATACAAAAAAAATACTACAGAAGTACAATCATTGTCGTGTGAAAATCTACACTTTTAATCAAAGCAG gtacccAAGGATTAATAAAGAATCTTTACTGCCTGTAGCAAAGGATGTATCGTACTCAGGGGAAAATACAGAAGCTTGGTACCCTCCAGGTCATGGTGATATTTACGCCAGTTTCTACAACTCTGGTTTGCTCGATACCTTTATAGAAGAAGGCAAAGAGTATATTTTTGTGTCAAACATAGATAATTTGGGTGCCACAGTGGATCTTTATATTCTTAATCATCTAATGAACCCACCCAATGGAAAACCCTGCGAATTTGTCATGGAAGTCACAAACAAAACACGTGCAGATGTAAAG GGTGGGACACTTACTCAGTATGAAGGCAAACTGAGACTAGTGGAAATTGCTCAAGTGCCAAAAGCACACGTTGATGAGTTCAAGTCTgtatcaaaattcaaaatatttaacacaaaCAATCTATGGATCTCTCTTGCAGCAGTTAAAAGACTGCAGGAGCGGAATGCTATTGACATGGAAATCATTGTGAATCCAAAG ACTTTGGATGGAGGCCTGAACGTTATTCAGTTAGAAACTGCCGTAGGGGCTGCCATTAAAAGTTTCGAGAACTCTCTAGGTATTAATGTTCCTAGGAGCCGTTTTCTGCCTGTCAAAACTACGTCAGATCTCTTGCTTGTGATGTCAAACCTCTATAGCCTTAATGCAGGATCTTTGACAATGAGTGAAAAGAGGGAATTTCCTACAGTGCCCTTGGTTAAATTAGGCAGTTCTTTTACAAAG gTTCAGGATTATCTAAGGAGATTTGAAAGTATACCAGATATGCTTGAATTGGATCACCTCACAGTTTCAGGAGATGTGACATTTGGCAAGCATGTTTCATTAAAG GGAACAGTTATCATCATCGCAAACCATGGTGACCGAATTGACATCCCACCTGGAGCAGTATTAGAAAACAAGATTGTATCTGGGAACCTTCGTATCTTGGaccactga
- the UGP2 gene encoding UTP--glucose-1-phosphate uridylyltransferase isoform X1, which produces MWPRRPNLGIGRAQDLSKAMSQDGASQFQEVIRQELELSVKKELEKILTTAPSHEFEHTKKDLDGFRKLFHRFLQEKGPSVDWGKIQRPPEDSIQPYEKIKARGLPDNISSVLNKLVVVKLNGGLGTSMGCKGPKSLIGVRNENTFLDLTVQQIEHLNKSYNTDVPLVLMNSFNTDEDTKKILQKYNHCRVKIYTFNQSRYPRINKESLLPVAKDVSYSGENTEAWYPPGHGDIYASFYNSGLLDTFIEEGKEYIFVSNIDNLGATVDLYILNHLMNPPNGKPCEFVMEVTNKTRADVKGGTLTQYEGKLRLVEIAQVPKAHVDEFKSVSKFKIFNTNNLWISLAAVKRLQERNAIDMEIIVNPKTLDGGLNVIQLETAVGAAIKSFENSLGINVPRSRFLPVKTTSDLLLVMSNLYSLNAGSLTMSEKREFPTVPLVKLGSSFTKVQDYLRRFESIPDMLELDHLTVSGDVTFGKHVSLKGTVIIIANHGDRIDIPPGAVLENKIVSGNLRILDH; this is translated from the exons atcTTAGTAAAGCAATGTCTCAGGATGGTGCTTCCCAGTTCCAAGAAGTCATTAGACAAGAGCTAGAATTATCTGTGaagaaggaactagaaaaaatacTTACCACAGCACCATCACATGAGTTTGAG CACACTAAAAAAGACCTTGATGGATTTCGGAAGCTATTTCATAGATTTTTGCAAGAAAAGGGACCTTCTGTGGATTGGGGAAAAATCCAGAGACCTCCGGAAGATTCA attcaACCTTATGAAAAGATAAAGGCCAGGGGCTTACCTGATAATATATCTTCTGTGCTGAACAAGCTGGTGGTGGTGAAACTCAATGGCGGTTTGGGAACCAGCATGGGCTGCAAAGGCCCGAAAAGTCTGATTGGTGTGAGGAATGAGAATACCTTTCTGGATCTGACCGTTCAGCAAATTGAA CACTTGAACAAATCCTACAATACCGATGTTCCTCTTGTTCTAATGAACTCTTTTAACACGGATGAAGATACAAAAAAAATACTACAGAAGTACAATCATTGTCGTGTGAAAATCTACACTTTTAATCAAAGCAG gtacccAAGGATTAATAAAGAATCTTTACTGCCTGTAGCAAAGGATGTATCGTACTCAGGGGAAAATACAGAAGCTTGGTACCCTCCAGGTCATGGTGATATTTACGCCAGTTTCTACAACTCTGGTTTGCTCGATACCTTTATAGAAGAAGGCAAAGAGTATATTTTTGTGTCAAACATAGATAATTTGGGTGCCACAGTGGATCTTTATATTCTTAATCATCTAATGAACCCACCCAATGGAAAACCCTGCGAATTTGTCATGGAAGTCACAAACAAAACACGTGCAGATGTAAAG GGTGGGACACTTACTCAGTATGAAGGCAAACTGAGACTAGTGGAAATTGCTCAAGTGCCAAAAGCACACGTTGATGAGTTCAAGTCTgtatcaaaattcaaaatatttaacacaaaCAATCTATGGATCTCTCTTGCAGCAGTTAAAAGACTGCAGGAGCGGAATGCTATTGACATGGAAATCATTGTGAATCCAAAG ACTTTGGATGGAGGCCTGAACGTTATTCAGTTAGAAACTGCCGTAGGGGCTGCCATTAAAAGTTTCGAGAACTCTCTAGGTATTAATGTTCCTAGGAGCCGTTTTCTGCCTGTCAAAACTACGTCAGATCTCTTGCTTGTGATGTCAAACCTCTATAGCCTTAATGCAGGATCTTTGACAATGAGTGAAAAGAGGGAATTTCCTACAGTGCCCTTGGTTAAATTAGGCAGTTCTTTTACAAAG gTTCAGGATTATCTAAGGAGATTTGAAAGTATACCAGATATGCTTGAATTGGATCACCTCACAGTTTCAGGAGATGTGACATTTGGCAAGCATGTTTCATTAAAG GGAACAGTTATCATCATCGCAAACCATGGTGACCGAATTGACATCCCACCTGGAGCAGTATTAGAAAACAAGATTGTATCTGGGAACCTTCGTATCTTGGaccactga
- the UGP2 gene encoding UTP--glucose-1-phosphate uridylyltransferase isoform X3: MSQDGASQFQEVIRQELELSVKKELEKILTTAPSHEFEHTKKDLDGFRKLFHRFLQEKGPSVDWGKIQRPPEDSIQPYEKIKARGLPDNISSVLNKLVVVKLNGGLGTSMGCKGPKSLIGVRNENTFLDLTVQQIEHLNKSYNTDVPLVLMNSFNTDEDTKKILQKYNHCRVKIYTFNQSRYPRINKESLLPVAKDVSYSGENTEAWYPPGHGDIYASFYNSGLLDTFIEEGKEYIFVSNIDNLGATVDLYILNHLMNPPNGKPCEFVMEVTNKTRADVKGGTLTQYEGKLRLVEIAQVPKAHVDEFKSVSKFKIFNTNNLWISLAAVKRLQERNAIDMEIIVNPKTLDGGLNVIQLETAVGAAIKSFENSLGINVPRSRFLPVKTTSDLLLVMSNLYSLNAGSLTMSEKREFPTVPLVKLGSSFTKVQDYLRRFESIPDMLELDHLTVSGDVTFGKHVSLKGTVIIIANHGDRIDIPPGAVLENKIVSGNLRILDH, encoded by the exons ATGTCTCAGGATGGTGCTTCCCAGTTCCAAGAAGTCATTAGACAAGAGCTAGAATTATCTGTGaagaaggaactagaaaaaatacTTACCACAGCACCATCACATGAGTTTGAG CACACTAAAAAAGACCTTGATGGATTTCGGAAGCTATTTCATAGATTTTTGCAAGAAAAGGGACCTTCTGTGGATTGGGGAAAAATCCAGAGACCTCCGGAAGATTCA attcaACCTTATGAAAAGATAAAGGCCAGGGGCTTACCTGATAATATATCTTCTGTGCTGAACAAGCTGGTGGTGGTGAAACTCAATGGCGGTTTGGGAACCAGCATGGGCTGCAAAGGCCCGAAAAGTCTGATTGGTGTGAGGAATGAGAATACCTTTCTGGATCTGACCGTTCAGCAAATTGAA CACTTGAACAAATCCTACAATACCGATGTTCCTCTTGTTCTAATGAACTCTTTTAACACGGATGAAGATACAAAAAAAATACTACAGAAGTACAATCATTGTCGTGTGAAAATCTACACTTTTAATCAAAGCAG gtacccAAGGATTAATAAAGAATCTTTACTGCCTGTAGCAAAGGATGTATCGTACTCAGGGGAAAATACAGAAGCTTGGTACCCTCCAGGTCATGGTGATATTTACGCCAGTTTCTACAACTCTGGTTTGCTCGATACCTTTATAGAAGAAGGCAAAGAGTATATTTTTGTGTCAAACATAGATAATTTGGGTGCCACAGTGGATCTTTATATTCTTAATCATCTAATGAACCCACCCAATGGAAAACCCTGCGAATTTGTCATGGAAGTCACAAACAAAACACGTGCAGATGTAAAG GGTGGGACACTTACTCAGTATGAAGGCAAACTGAGACTAGTGGAAATTGCTCAAGTGCCAAAAGCACACGTTGATGAGTTCAAGTCTgtatcaaaattcaaaatatttaacacaaaCAATCTATGGATCTCTCTTGCAGCAGTTAAAAGACTGCAGGAGCGGAATGCTATTGACATGGAAATCATTGTGAATCCAAAG ACTTTGGATGGAGGCCTGAACGTTATTCAGTTAGAAACTGCCGTAGGGGCTGCCATTAAAAGTTTCGAGAACTCTCTAGGTATTAATGTTCCTAGGAGCCGTTTTCTGCCTGTCAAAACTACGTCAGATCTCTTGCTTGTGATGTCAAACCTCTATAGCCTTAATGCAGGATCTTTGACAATGAGTGAAAAGAGGGAATTTCCTACAGTGCCCTTGGTTAAATTAGGCAGTTCTTTTACAAAG gTTCAGGATTATCTAAGGAGATTTGAAAGTATACCAGATATGCTTGAATTGGATCACCTCACAGTTTCAGGAGATGTGACATTTGGCAAGCATGTTTCATTAAAG GGAACAGTTATCATCATCGCAAACCATGGTGACCGAATTGACATCCCACCTGGAGCAGTATTAGAAAACAAGATTGTATCTGGGAACCTTCGTATCTTGGaccactga